From the Solea solea chromosome 7, fSolSol10.1, whole genome shotgun sequence genome, the window ATAAAAGGAGCAAAATCAGGCAACAGAGAAAAAGACAGCGGAAAGAGGTTCCAAGGACGGGGCACTGAAGAGATgatatcaaataaaatgtgacatgtgTTAGTGAAGACTGACCACAGGGACCAGAGGGGAAGTTCTTCAGTGAGGGCCTCTCTACACAGAAGTGTTTGTCTCCGATCACAAAGACCTTGTGCAGAACAGCTCCGTGGTTAACAAAGCTCTGGAGGACACAGGGAGGACGGACATCAGTCAGGCTGCTCGCACTGAAGATCAGAGACATCTGCAGAACAAACAGGTTACACAGATGAACAGAGAACACACATACAGGAGAGAATGAAACACAACATCAGAGCTAAACTCACCTCGTGGGAAACTGAGCCATGTGCCACTCTGGTTTTACAAACTGGGgcaaacagagaaaaagagattACTTTCCGTTCtgttatttaacacatttagaAAACGAGGActtgtcttcttgtcttcttTGGGCTGATCCCCGGATGCCCTTCCggatgcaaccctcccatttttCAGGGCCTGGGACTGGCACTAAGAGTACACTGGATCTCCCCCATGGCTCTCTCAAAGGATAGATAATACAATCATGAGGTCAATGAAGCACTAGGATATTCAGGATTTTAGGTCATTCAAGTGAAATAGTAACACGATTATAATATGATGGAAATGAACCATCATTTTCAGTCAGAAACTCCAGATAAAGCCTGAAGATTTGTGACAGTTTATAATCTGAGTGTAGGACACAAagaaacagcaggagaatcactgaaggatgaaggagagggggCCAAGTCTGGATTAGTGTGGATTATCTCACAAAAGGTGACTCAAACAATAGATCTGGTGCAGATGGAGTTTGGGTGAGAAGCATGTTACACCCTGGATGAGATAATAAAGACGATAGTTGTTATTAATGATATCACTGTCAAAGGTTCCCAGTCTCTTTCTctatcttcttctcctctctgtcactaCCACTCCTTCCCTTCCCAGCTGATGGAAGCAGATGCTTGTCCAGTAACattggttctgtcagagatgtcTTCCTGTTCTCTCCACGTGCTCCTTTAGTTCCTGCTGGGTCTCTTTGACAGTGATTGTGATGATGTATCAGGGATCAGGGAAGATGCTCGAGGCCTTCAGAGAACTGCCTGCTCCTGAATCGTTCAAACACTATGTTCAACCGTTCAATGGTGGTCGTTTTTCCCAGAGAATGTGGACTCTATCAGCATCAGTCTTTTAtccttttactttatttaaatctaaatgctacAAACGCTATTAATGCCTTCATTTACAATCTTGGCTGTTTTGTGAGCTGCTGGGTGACTGAACTGAATTTCCATACGGGATTAATAATCCTTATCTTATCTCTGTAGTTATTGTAAAGTCttgaccttttatttttttatttacttgcacaaacataatttaaaataatttatataaaaaatgtattgggATGTGCTTGTATGAAAACTCCTCCCATGAAGACATAAATCAAAGACTACATTTGTtgcaaacaaagacataaaataaaaaactattgaATGATAGAAGAATAAGTAGAAGAAAGAAGCAAATCAACGAAGtgattatacagtaaatataaggaggaaaagaaatatACATGAATGATTAATGTAAGACACTAAACATACATGAATGATGAGATGTTGTATGATAATGTGTGTTGGgcaatatacaaatacaattgaaatgAATTGCTTGCAGGAGAATGTTGGTAAAATGCCAACCCCTctgtgcatgtctgaaagcatcTTAAGAGTTCATTTTACTGAGATAAAATCCGACTGTCACCCTTCTCCTCATGATTCTGTATGAGCGCCACACACATTGATAAGAACTGAGCGAGGTGAACTGACTGAGAGGGAAGCTTAGGTCCTGAGCCGTCACAGTCTGGTTAATGGAGATCAGGTCACTGTCAGTCTGGACCTCCAGGTAGGGAGGACTGCAGATACGCCAGTCTGTCAAACAGGAGGAGAGGCAGCTGTTGACATCTGTCAGTAACAGTGAACATCAGTCACTCTGTGAAGGTGCACAATTCACCTCGGAGTGAATTGTGCAACTTGCTCATGATCCTGTAAGAGGCGAAGCGGTCTAGCAGCTGGGTCATCGCTGGCAGCGGGTCGAGGAGAATGGTATCGGGATGAGTCGACACATAGCTCTGTAACACAACGTCAATGTAATATCAATATGTCAAATACAATCCTGGTTTACACTGTCAACGTTACgctcatactgtacatactttATAATGCATATGTTTTTATAATCTTAATAGTCGATAGCTTTCTATATTGAACATTCATtgatgtgaaaatgcatgtttattagcTTTagtgtctttgctgctgtgactccGTCAGTGAGTGTGGGACTaacatctcatctcatctcttcTTATCGTGGCTGTCGACAGGGACACATTTGAACTACTTAATGAAAGGACTTTTCTACAGGAACAGCTTTTATATGGAAGTttctgtctttgtaaatgaTTCAAAGCTGTTAAGTGTTGATCCACATTCACATCAGTGAGTAACTTCTGACTGTGATTGTCTTAAATCTATGGAATTACATTTGTGTTCATATTTTCATGTAAGAAAACTACACTTTtgagaagcaaataaaatactgatttaatcattcaaaaatattgtgttttattgtttgaaaatgcatttattctttgcgaccatgggcgggccttaagAAGCTGCCTACTGATTGggtactgagttttggagtgacagcccTTTCTCAACACCCAACTACACAAGTATGTAGTTGCGTACTTGAGAAGTACGACTGGAgtacatacttgccaagtacaCGAGTACACAAGTACAAGTACGAACAGCAGCTACTTcattgttctactgtttgaaaGGCAGGTGGTgcaagtgcttaagcctcattagcgccacctacagtgttgataaaagaacataaaatactatcataaatgcatatatatcgttattattttcatgttttaaatatttaacttaatgttttaatttatttgtattacaatctacagtaccatgtggaaaagagatatattacagcagtgtagagtaatatatatacatatatgtacataatatatttaaatacagatacaatgaccgtgcgactttaatataaatctaaaattcaaagttaaaataaataaaacattaattaacaatatttttgaatgattaaatcgttATTTGATATGCGTCTGttgaaaaaatgacaaaagtgtcatttgAAAATATTGCCACAAATCTAATTCTATATAAATCAGGTTTaagatgtaaaataataataatactgatgataatataataactttatttatatagcaccttttttAAACAGAGTTTAAAAAGTGCTTTGACAGAGCAGAGCCATGAAAgccaaagaagaagacagacaaGAGACAACAACAAGGAATACAAAGTacaataataatggtaaaaacaacaactgtcaaTATTAATGGGtcagaaagataaaaaataaataaataaataaataaataaataaatgaataaaaagacaaGGTCACAAGAATGCCAGTATAGACATGGGATGTAAACAGGGATTTCAAAGATATCACTGATTCTATGAGCCTTATCTTGAAGGGCCCTGATGGATTTGAGCTTTAACTTCAGAATAGCCAGGCAGACCTCACCTTGGGATCAAAGACCCATATGAGCTGTAAAAGTGATCAGTATAATCTTAAAATCAACTAAATCAAAGAAAAGGAGCCAGTGAAGAGCAGCCATGACTGCACTCTGAACCAGCTGGAGGTGGGAGAGTGATTTGTGACTGAGACTGACCAGAGAGGAGTGAGATGACCTCTTCAACATCTGAGTGGGGAGGGAGTGGTTTAATTTTAGAAGAGTGGGCGGACTTTCTGAATCAAAGTAAACACTAAGGTTTCTgactgagggtttttttttggcaaaccTGTGTCTCTAACAGCTGAACAATATAGCACAGGGTCAGGTGAGTGGGTCAGAAACGTTCCagtcagtcagaaaaggctgaaaTAGAGCAGTGAAAATatttggtttcctcccacaatccaaaaacatgcagatttggggattaggcaaattggacactgtaaactgaccataggtgtgagtgtgagagtgaatggttgtttgtctctagtggccctgtgatggactgaccaACTGACCACAGTGTAccacgcctttcaccctgtgtcagctgggactggtaCCAGTGCagccctcacgtggaggattaaacggtagaagatggataaaTGGATGTTGATGTCATTCAGGGAGCCTTTCGTTTAGTTTGCACAGTTCAGACTGTCAGTGCCTCAGAAAAGCTGAAAATCATCACTTCAAGCCAAGTCAACATTAACTGTACACTtactaaaacatgttttacctggAAATTGGCCAGCAGCTGTTGTGACTGGCTGTCATGCTCTGCCTCCACAATGAGATCAGAAAGCTTGTGAACAATGACACTGAAGGGTCCCTGTGGTATCAGCGGCTGAGTGAGGTCAATCtgccacacaacacaaacactctcaTAATAAACACTATAATGTAAGTACAATTACAACTCAGTTCTTATATATCAGTATGCATGTAAACAATAAGAGACATGTTAACATGTTTCCTCCCATGATTGAAGTCAAGTCACACATGCAGTACATCTACAACAAAACAGTTGTAAACGATGCCACAGCATATGTGTGTAACACTGGTATCTGGGCAGGTACTAAGCACACAACCATTGTTTGGCCTTTTGTGTAAGAGGTGGCAGCAGGTGGCTGTGACATGGATTACTAAAGGTTTAGACATCTGTATATgacacatgtgtgtctgtgaagatgAATACTTATACAATGTTTAACCTGCTGAAAGAAAAGATGTGGTTGTTATTATGACCTGTGAGCAAAAACCCTTAAACTAAACTTATATAGACCCAATTCTAGCCCAACCCCTAAAACCAAGTttaccctgaaaaagccctgaAAAAGCTCTCCCcacaatgtcaaaatgtcctcacaaggataggtttgtgagtttttggacatcacaatataaacacatgtacacacattaaATCACTCACCTCCACCACTTCCACACCATGGACGCTGACAAAAAAGCAAAGGtttactttttcatttctttgtctCACTTTTAAACTTGAATAAAGCACACAGTTGCACAGGGTTGACAAAGCTGAAAACTTCTCACAGACATATTCCCATTACAGTAGTTATTGACCGTCCTTACAGCAGCTATTCTTAAACCTTCCCTGACTGTGAACATTGGCACATAGTAATggtatcggtccaatactggtctAAATGACTGGATCAGTTAACAATGTCAAATCCAACACAATCCACAAATCTTACATATACCATGCTTCACTATgtgcagactgtaaaaatgtaaatagaaaTCAGCAACAGTATTTGTTCTTTacgggagaagaatatttgttccACAGTTGGAGAAATGAACGGAAATGCATCAGCTTTAAAAGGAGTAAGACGACTGAATTGTACTGATGTGACAGGACGGAGCAAACGTCTCAGTTCACCAGCAGCTCTGTCgttttcatgtctgtcaaattctgtgacaTTTGGATTGAAATGATTGGCAAACTGTCAATGAGCTGAa encodes:
- the LOC131462973 gene encoding inositol-tetrakisphosphate 1-kinase-like isoform X2: MSGRRVGFFLSDKKRRRMNLDAFAHFCAVHGVEVVEIDLTQPLIPQGPFSVIVHKLSDLIVEAEHDSQSQQLLANFQSYVSTHPDTILLDPLPAMTQLLDRFASYRIMSKLHNSLRDWRICSPPYLEVQTDSDLISINQTVTAQDLSFPLICKTRVAHGSVSHEMSLIFSASSLTDVRPPCVLQSFVNHGAVLHKVFVIGDKHFCVERPSLKNFPSGPCDRKTIFFNSHHVSKPESSSDLTALDEQMPCLPPPSSQAVAALVRELRVQLGMALFGVDVIINIHTHTLTVIDINIFPGYEGVPQFFSSLLGHIKSVLDTQTSAGPRGPCAGL
- the LOC131462973 gene encoding inositol-tetrakisphosphate 1-kinase-like isoform X1 encodes the protein MHTHTHTHTPTHTHVRPQGGLLPQRQEAQEDEPGRLCTLLVHGVEVVEIDLTQPLIPQGPFSVIVHKLSDLIVEAEHDSQSQQLLANFQSYVSTHPDTILLDPLPAMTQLLDRFASYRIMSKLHNSLRDWRICSPPYLEVQTDSDLISINQTVTAQDLSFPLICKTRVAHGSVSHEMSLIFSASSLTDVRPPCVLQSFVNHGAVLHKVFVIGDKHFCVERPSLKNFPSGPCDRKTIFFNSHHVSKPESSSDLTALDEQMPCLPPPSSQAVAALVRELRVQLGMALFGVDVIINIHTHTLTVIDINIFPGYEGVPQFFSSLLGHIKSVLDTQTSAGPRGPCAGL